Genomic DNA from Aphanothece sacrum FPU1:
ATTCAACAATTACAGGAAAGAGTTAAAGGTTTAATTCCGATTTCTGATATTATTCCCATTGCGGCAAATCCTCAACCTTTTGAACTAGGAACCGGAGAAATTATGAATCCACAACCAGCAATTATTCCCTTAATTAAACGTCTAATTGCTGTTTTACGAGCAGAGGGAGAAGATTTAATTGCTGATAATATTTTACTCCAATCTCAACGCTTAGGAGAAGAAGCCAGAAAAATGATTGATCGTCAGCGAAAAAGACAAGCTGATCAGATTATTGATCGTTATCAGTGGATTGGTGCAGGGGTTATTGCTGTTACTCCTTTACCCGTTATTGATATGTTGGCAACTGCCGCAGTTAATGCTCAAATGGTGATAGAAATTGGTCGAGTTTATGGCTGTGAATTAAATAGCGATCGCGGTAAAGATTTAGCCCTCTCTTTAGGCAAAACTTTAGTCAGTTTAGGGGTAGTGAAAGGAGCGGTAGAATTGTTAGCTAGAGTGTTACAATTAAATATAGCTACTTATATTGTTGGTAAGGTAATTCAAGGGGTAACAGCAGCTTATTTAACCCGCATTGCTGGAAAAAGTTTTATTGAATATTTTCGTCATGATCAAGATTGGGGAGATGGAGGAATCACCGAAGTGGTACAAAAACAATTTCAACTCAGTCGAAAAGATGAATTTATTAAAGCATTTGTTAAAGACGCGATCGCTAAAGTTGTACAACCTTTAAGTGATACTTGGGAAGAAGATACAGAAACCTTAGAAGAATTAGAAAATATTCCTCTACAACAAAAAGCCGTTTTAGAAGATGATGATTGGTAATTTATTCCAGCTAGAAAATGTAGGGGTCAACGGCCGTCATTGGTGTCAACTTAAGGTGAAAGTCAATAGGTGTAAGCTGTCCCATTATCTCACCCACACCCTGCCAAGGGTGGGGTTAA
This window encodes:
- a CDS encoding YcjF family protein, which gives rise to MPLPRLITLIIGLSFIFGLIIWLINSIYRLYIQISFTAPLLANILIFLIMGLLGLLIYGFIYYFNLYSSGKTKKNNRQRRQLKLPEQKTEAAEETLKAVRRQVQQIQDKVTQKALLSRSHEIEANLTKGDLQVVVFGTGSAGKTSLVNGLIGEIVGNVEATMGTTQIGETYGLNLKGISRQILITDTPGILEVGIAGTDRERLARQLATQADLLLFVVDNDLRQSEYEPLQALINIGKRSLLIFNKIDLYTDEEIEAIIQQLQERVKGLIPISDIIPIAANPQPFELGTGEIMNPQPAIIPLIKRLIAVLRAEGEDLIADNILLQSQRLGEEARKMIDRQRKRQADQIIDRYQWIGAGVIAVTPLPVIDMLATAAVNAQMVIEIGRVYGCELNSDRGKDLALSLGKTLVSLGVVKGAVELLARVLQLNIATYIVGKVIQGVTAAYLTRIAGKSFIEYFRHDQDWGDGGITEVVQKQFQLSRKDEFIKAFVKDAIAKVVQPLSDTWEEDTETLEELENIPLQQKAVLEDDDW